Proteins encoded by one window of Sardina pilchardus chromosome 7, fSarPil1.1, whole genome shotgun sequence:
- the spats2 gene encoding spermatogenesis-associated serine-rich protein 2: MARKNMPKDTSGVVFDTHSKMVMSQGGTFDRMKEKINAVRAVVPNKSNNEIALVLQHFENCVDRAVHAFVEGSAVEILKEWNVTGKKKPKKKKKPKPQAKEAEPEPDPTPSESTLLPEVPGAHNGFHANGSLAAEGESLDSLSEQLDSVSLDAELDSEPATPDLPDLTAPEAERHSVSPGLHQQGSRSNKSRPRPGSSSSSSHPNDHTGASGAKKIASNIDRSVKDLQRCTASLTRYRVLVKDEMDSSIKRMKQTFAELQSCLMDREVALLGEMDKVKAEAMAILDGRQKRAEELRRLTDKSASMSEDQLSELRADIKHFVSERKYDEDLGKAVKFTYELEPLKANITSFGDVYHPQTGYSSRSRCSSSSSSLIGPAASAPSAASAPASASAPAPQTQAPPSGGRPNQPHRQVYQGNRRGGQRFNGSYHDRNPGRGGYRYQGDRYQGERYHGDRHHGDGTNSAHSRGAAHSSSYSRHDGPAHPTHNGLPQRPPRTHCP; the protein is encoded by the exons ATACGTCGGGTGTCGTTTTTGACACTCATTCCAAAATGGTGATGTCCCAGGGAGGAACATTTGACCGGATGAAGGAGAAG ATCAACGCTGTGCGTGCGGTGGTCCCCAACAAGAGCAACAACGAGATTGCCCTGGTGCTGCAGCACTTTGAGAACTGCGTGGACCGCGCCGTGCACGCTTTTGTGGAAG GAAGCGCTGTGGAGATCCTGAAGGAATGGAATGTCACTGGGAAAAAAAAG cccaaaaaaaagaagaagcccAAACCCCAGGCCAAGGAGGCGGAGCCTGAGCCTGACCCTACCCCATCTGAATCCACCCTCCTTCCCGAGGTGCCCGGCGCGCACAACGGTTTCCATGCCAACGGCTCACTGGCCGCTGAGGGCGAGTCTCTGGACTCCCTAAGCGAGCAGCTGGACTCGGTGTCGCTGGATGCCGAGCTGGATTCCGAGCCTGCCACGCCAGACCTGCCCGACCTCACAG CACCTGAAGCAGAGCGACATTCCGTAAGCCCTGGGCTCCATCAACAGGGTTCCCGTAGCAACAAGTCGCGTCCCAGGCCTGGTTCCAGCTCTAGCTCCTCCCACCCAAATGACCACACGGGTGCATCTGGTGCCAAAAAAATTG cTTCCAATATCGACCGCTCAGTGAAAGACCTGCAGAGGTGCACGGCGTCTCTGACGCGCTACCGCGTGCTGGTGAAGGACGAGATGGACTCCTCCATCAAGCGCATGAAGCAGACGTTTGCCGAGCTCCAGAGCTG tCTAATGGACAGAGAGGTGGCACTGTTGGGCGAGATGGATAAAGTGAAAGCTGAAGCCA TGGCTATTCTGGATGGCAGGCAGAAGCGAGCCGAAGAGCTCCGACGTCTGACCGATAAGTCCGCCTCTATGTCTGAAGACCAGCTGAGTGAACTCCGTGCGGACATTAAG CACTTTGTTAGCGAACGCAAGTACGACGAGGATCTGGGGAAAGCTGTGAAGTTCACCTACGAGCTGGAGCCCCTAAAGGCCAACATCACGTCTTTTGGAGATG TGTACCACCCTCAGACTGGCTATTCCAGCCGCTCTCGCtgtagctcctcctcctcctccctcattgGCCCGGCCGCGTCGGCTCCCTCAGCGGCCTCTGCACCGGCGTCCGCCTCTGCTCCCGCCCCCCAGACCCAGGCCCCGCCCTCTGGCGGTCGCCCCAaccagccacacagacag GTTTACCAGGGTAATAGGCGCGGAGGTCAACGGTTTAATGGCTCCTACCACGACAGGAATCCTGGGCGTGGTGGCTATCGTTACCAAGGAGATCGGTACCAGGGTGAACGCTACCATGGCGACCGGCATCACGGCGACGGCACTAACTCCGCCCACAGCCGGGGCGCGGCCCACTCTTCCTCTTACAGTCGTCACGACGGTCCGGCTCATCCGACTCACAACGGCCTTCCCCAGAGGCCCCCCCGAACCCACTGCCcctga